The DNA region CGCCTCAACAACTTTCGGGAAATGATTATGCTCTAACTGCTGGCCTTTAAATTTTACGATCTCAAGCGTATCGCCCGGTTCAATTTTAAATTTCGACTGGTGGATGATCTCGCCTTCGTCAAAGTTTTCGTTAACGAAGTGGATGGTGATGCCGCTTTCTTCTTCTTTGTCTTCTAATATTTTTCGGTGTACATTATCACCGTACATGCCTTTGCCACCATATTTGGGTAACAGGGCAGGATGCAGGTTAATGATCTTATTGGGGAATGCTTTTAACAGTGATTGTGGCACAAGCCATAAAAAACCGGCAAGTACAATCAGATCAACCTGTAAGTTTTTTAGCAGGCGGATAACACCGTCGGTTTCATAAAACTCATGGCGACTGAAAATATGCGAGGGTACCTCAAAGTTATCGGCACGCTGCAAAACGTAAGCTTGCGGGTTATTGGTAAGTATCAGCACAACTTCGGCATCGGCATTGCGTTTAAAATGCTCCATTAACTTTTGGGCGTTTGAGCCGGAACCTGAAGCGAAAATGGCAATTCTTTTTTTCATCGATAATATCTCTTTCAACGAAGATGAAGCTACAATAGTTTCATCGGGGCTGACTGTTTACTTGGCATTGAAACTATTATAACAAAACCATTTTTACAACTTGAAAACATTTTATGCTATTGGGTTGAGCTTATTTTTTGTCT from Mucilaginibacter sp. SJ includes:
- the purN gene encoding phosphoribosylglycinamide formyltransferase; protein product: MKKRIAIFASGSGSNAQKLMEHFKRNADAEVVLILTNNPQAYVLQRADNFEVPSHIFSRHEFYETDGVIRLLKNLQVDLIVLAGFLWLVPQSLLKAFPNKIINLHPALLPKYGGKGMYGDNVHRKILEDKEEESGITIHFVNENFDEGEIIHQSKFKIEPGDTLEIVKFKGQQLEHNHFPKVVEALLKKMKS